One genomic segment of Sphingorhabdus sp. M41 includes these proteins:
- a CDS encoding CBU_0592 family membrane protein — protein MIGGLTANVIGIMGSISVVFAYGYNVHAETVNPFVYNGANLLGAVLLTISLLVHFNLASFLLEMVWITIAVSGLWKAYRHGARQQS, from the coding sequence ATGATCGGCGGACTGACTGCCAACGTGATAGGCATAATGGGCAGCATTTCGGTGGTATTTGCCTATGGCTATAATGTCCATGCCGAGACGGTGAATCCCTTCGTCTATAACGGCGCCAATCTGCTCGGTGCCGTTTTGCTGACCATTTCTCTCCTGGTGCACTTCAATCTGGCATCCTTTCTGCTGGAAATGGTGTGGATTACCATTGCTGTTAGCGGTCTGTGGAAAGCATATCGGCATGGTGCGAGGCAACAATCATGA
- a CDS encoding (d)CMP kinase codes for MIIAVDGPTASGKGTISKQLAKHFALPFLDTGLLYRAVGWTLREQGGDADNAADALAACMFDGALLDNPGLRSEVVGGLASRVSVHPEVRRALDKRQKDFAYQPAGAVLDGRDIGTVIAPDADVKLFVTASSEARAVRRFEEMKRRGEPVNFDDILADILKRDERDQNRAAAPLKPAADAYLLDTTNLTIDAAIQQAIALVNAKISSRRDKDPA; via the coding sequence ATGATCATCGCTGTCGACGGTCCAACAGCCTCGGGCAAAGGCACGATCTCGAAGCAATTGGCGAAGCATTTCGCCCTGCCCTTTCTCGATACCGGCCTGCTCTACCGCGCGGTTGGCTGGACCCTCCGAGAACAGGGGGGAGACGCAGACAATGCTGCCGATGCGCTGGCCGCCTGCATGTTCGATGGCGCTCTGCTCGACAATCCGGGCCTCCGCAGCGAAGTGGTCGGCGGCCTCGCCAGCCGGGTCTCGGTTCATCCGGAAGTAAGGCGAGCGCTGGACAAACGGCAAAAGGACTTTGCCTATCAACCCGCTGGAGCCGTACTCGATGGTCGCGACATCGGCACGGTCATCGCGCCCGATGCGGACGTAAAATTATTCGTGACAGCCTCATCCGAGGCGCGTGCGGTGCGACGTTTTGAGGAAATGAAGCGGCGCGGCGAACCAGTCAATTTCGATGATATCCTCGCCGACATATTGAAACGAGACGAACGCGATCAAAATCGCGCAGCGGCACCGCTCAAGCCCGCTGCAGATGCATACTTGCTTGATACCACCAATTTGACTATAGACGCCGCCATTCAGCAGGCGATTGCCTTGGTGAATGCGAAGATAAGCAGCCGGCGCGACAAAGATCCGGCATAG
- the rpsA gene encoding 30S ribosomal protein S1, translating into MASTAFPTRDDFAAMLNESLGGEDQGFEGRVVKGTVTGIENDMAVIDVGLKSEGRVALREFAAPGQKANISIGDEVEVYVDRIENVNGEAMLSRDRARREASWDKLEKEYDEGNRVEGVIFGRVKGGFTVDLDGAVAFLPGSQVDVRPVRDVTPLMDITQPFQILKMDRKRGNIVVSRRAILEETRAEQRSGLIESLAEGQVTEGVVKNITDYGAFVDLGGIDGLLHVTDLSYKRVNHPNEMINIGDTLKVQIIKINKDTQRISLGMKQLESDPWDSATEKYAVGTKLTGSVTNITEYGAFVELEPGIEGLVHVSEMSWTKKNVHPGKIVSTSQEVEVIVLEVDTEKRRISLGLKQAQSNPWTDFADTHPVGSTVEGEVKNATEFGLFIGLEGDVDGMVHMSDIAWGISGEDALNLHHKGEQVKAIVLDIDVDKERISLGMKQLEKGAPAMGGADTGGLKKGSVATVTVLEVRDGGLEVQMGDDGATGFIKRNDLGRDRDEQRPDRFQVGQKLDAMITGFDRSKKPNFSIKAHQLAEEKQAVEQFGSTDSGASLGDILGAALKKKEE; encoded by the coding sequence ATGGCCTCAACGGCATTTCCAACCCGCGACGATTTCGCGGCAATGTTAAACGAATCACTCGGTGGCGAAGACCAGGGCTTTGAAGGCCGCGTCGTCAAAGGCACCGTAACCGGCATCGAAAATGACATGGCTGTCATCGATGTAGGATTGAAATCAGAAGGCCGTGTAGCGCTGCGCGAATTCGCCGCTCCCGGTCAAAAAGCCAACATCTCCATCGGTGACGAAGTCGAAGTCTATGTCGACCGCATCGAAAATGTAAATGGCGAAGCCATGCTGTCCCGCGATCGCGCCCGCCGCGAAGCAAGCTGGGACAAGCTTGAAAAAGAATATGACGAAGGCAATCGCGTTGAAGGCGTTATCTTCGGTCGCGTCAAAGGCGGCTTCACAGTCGATCTTGATGGCGCTGTAGCCTTCCTGCCCGGCAGCCAGGTCGACGTCCGCCCCGTGCGCGACGTGACTCCGTTGATGGACATCACCCAGCCCTTCCAGATCCTCAAGATGGATCGCAAGCGCGGCAATATCGTTGTCTCGCGTCGCGCCATTCTCGAAGAAACCCGCGCCGAACAGCGCAGCGGTCTCATTGAGTCGCTGGCTGAAGGTCAGGTTACCGAAGGCGTCGTCAAGAATATCACCGATTATGGTGCATTTGTTGACCTCGGCGGTATCGACGGTCTGCTCCATGTTACCGATCTTTCCTACAAGCGGGTCAATCACCCGAACGAGATGATCAACATCGGCGACACGCTCAAAGTCCAGATCATCAAGATCAACAAGGACACGCAGCGTATCTCGCTTGGCATGAAACAGCTTGAAAGCGATCCATGGGATAGCGCAACCGAGAAATATGCGGTTGGCACCAAGCTCACCGGTTCGGTCACCAACATCACCGAATATGGTGCTTTCGTCGAACTGGAACCAGGCATCGAAGGCCTTGTCCATGTTTCCGAAATGAGCTGGACCAAGAAGAACGTCCATCCTGGCAAAATCGTTTCCACCTCGCAGGAAGTCGAAGTCATCGTTCTCGAAGTCGATACCGAAAAGCGCCGGATTTCGCTTGGCCTCAAACAGGCTCAGTCCAACCCATGGACCGACTTTGCGGATACGCACCCAGTCGGCAGCACGGTTGAAGGCGAAGTCAAGAACGCTACCGAATTCGGTCTGTTCATCGGCCTTGAAGGCGACGTTGACGGCATGGTTCACATGTCCGACATCGCTTGGGGTATCTCCGGCGAAGACGCGCTCAACCTCCATCACAAGGGTGAGCAGGTCAAAGCGATCGTTCTCGACATCGATGTCGACAAGGAACGCATCTCGCTCGGCATGAAGCAGCTTGAAAAAGGTGCGCCTGCCATGGGTGGTGCCGATACCGGCGGCCTCAAGAAGGGTTCGGTTGCAACCGTTACCGTTCTCGAAGTTCGCGATGGCGGCCTCGAAGTCCAGATGGGCGACGACGGCGCAACCGGCTTCATCAAGCGCAACGATCTGGGCCGCGATCGCGACGAGCAACGTCCGGACCGTTTCCAGGTTGGCCAGAAGCTCGATGCCATGATCACCGGGTTCGACCGTTCGAAGAAACCGAACTTCTCGATCAAGGCACATCAGCTGGCAGAAGAGAAGCAGGCTGTGGAACAATTTGGTTCAACCGATTCCGGTGCGAGCCTTGGCGACATCCTGGGTGCCGCGCTGAAGAAGAAAGAAGAATAG
- a CDS encoding integration host factor subunit beta yields MIRSELLEKLAEENPELKPDEIEKMVDLFFNQISQKLAEGGRVELRGFGAFSTRQRKPRTGRNPRTGESVEVPAKRVPYFKPGKEIRERLNKS; encoded by the coding sequence ATGATACGTTCTGAACTATTAGAAAAACTGGCTGAAGAAAATCCGGAACTGAAACCGGATGAAATCGAAAAAATGGTGGACTTGTTTTTCAACCAGATCAGCCAGAAACTGGCCGAAGGTGGTCGTGTTGAACTTCGTGGATTTGGAGCTTTCTCGACCCGCCAGCGGAAACCGCGCACCGGTCGCAACCCGCGCACAGGGGAATCGGTAGAGGTCCCGGCTAAACGAGTACCCTATTTCAAGCCCGGCAAGGAAATTCGTGAGCGGTTGAACAAAAGCTGA
- a CDS encoding TspO/MBR family protein → MLSPVIIAAVLWAIILAGAGGLLTDIGPWYRELKKPAWQPPDWLFGPAWMTILGLAAWAAILSWEQAGSESEQALLIAAYGTNFLFHLLWSPLFFKYQRPDWALVEVVFLWLSVTAMLALTWSLDSLAGILILPYFLWVSFAALLNAKIVQLNRPFG, encoded by the coding sequence ATGCTTAGTCCTGTCATTATCGCAGCAGTCCTCTGGGCCATCATCCTCGCCGGTGCAGGCGGACTGTTAACCGACATCGGGCCTTGGTACCGGGAGCTCAAAAAACCCGCATGGCAACCGCCGGACTGGCTGTTTGGACCGGCCTGGATGACGATACTAGGACTAGCGGCCTGGGCAGCTATCCTGTCATGGGAGCAAGCCGGCAGCGAATCCGAGCAAGCCCTGCTGATCGCCGCCTATGGAACAAATTTCCTGTTTCACCTGCTCTGGTCGCCGCTGTTTTTCAAATATCAGCGACCCGATTGGGCGTTGGTCGAGGTTGTATTTCTGTGGCTTTCGGTCACCGCAATGCTGGCTTTGACATGGAGCCTCGACTCGCTGGCGGGCATCCTGATCCTGCCCTATTTCCTGTGGGTCTCCTTTGCCGCCTTGCTCAATGCAAAGATTGTGCAGCTAAACCGTCCCTTTGGCTAG
- a CDS encoding acyl-CoA dehydrogenase family protein, translating to MTGLQYDISTIGEVGPRVLALLPEIAARAEETEKARRLPADLAAKLAEAGAFNLSKPASLGGLELEPLDFMKIVATTAEADASAGWCVMIAVTSTLGAAYMPEPAAREIFGADDVVTGGVFAPMGKAEDKGDHYLLSGQWQWGSGSANCSWLGGGAMIFKNGELQKFDNGAPYHRMLFFPAKDVSFIDSWHVAGLKGTGSGDFSVENLKVPKDRSVSFVGDQPRDPGALYKFPLFGLLALGVSSVALGNAWAALEEIRMIAINKKTPGGGRSMAQRATVQAELARATALLGGAFSFLENAVSKCWEEAQGSGEISAKGRANLRLACAHATEISAETCKTAYTLGGGSAVYSDNSLQRRFRDAHVATQHIATAPAVFELAGRVLLDQPVDMAML from the coding sequence ATGACCGGTTTACAATATGATATTTCCACGATCGGTGAGGTCGGTCCCAGAGTTCTGGCTCTGCTTCCCGAAATTGCCGCTCGAGCAGAAGAAACCGAGAAAGCACGGCGTTTGCCCGCTGATCTAGCGGCAAAGCTGGCGGAAGCGGGGGCGTTCAATCTGTCGAAACCGGCATCGCTCGGCGGGTTGGAGCTGGAGCCTCTCGACTTCATGAAAATCGTCGCCACGACTGCCGAAGCGGATGCCAGTGCTGGCTGGTGCGTGATGATTGCGGTTACCTCTACCTTGGGCGCGGCCTATATGCCGGAACCGGCTGCGCGGGAAATTTTCGGCGCGGACGATGTTGTCACCGGCGGTGTTTTCGCGCCGATGGGCAAGGCCGAGGACAAGGGCGATCATTATCTGCTCAGCGGCCAGTGGCAATGGGGCTCCGGCTCGGCCAATTGTTCCTGGCTCGGCGGCGGTGCGATGATCTTCAAGAATGGCGAGCTGCAGAAATTCGACAATGGTGCCCCTTATCACCGGATGCTGTTCTTCCCGGCGAAAGACGTGTCATTCATCGACAGCTGGCATGTTGCAGGGCTGAAAGGCACGGGTTCCGGAGATTTTTCGGTCGAGAATTTGAAAGTTCCCAAGGACCGTAGCGTGTCTTTTGTTGGCGACCAGCCGCGCGATCCGGGCGCTTTGTATAAATTCCCGCTCTTTGGCTTGCTCGCGCTCGGCGTATCTTCGGTTGCCCTGGGCAATGCCTGGGCCGCGCTCGAAGAAATCAGGATGATCGCGATCAACAAGAAAACACCCGGCGGCGGTCGATCAATGGCGCAGCGGGCGACCGTACAGGCCGAACTGGCGCGCGCGACGGCACTGCTGGGAGGCGCTTTCAGCTTTCTGGAAAATGCCGTCAGCAAATGCTGGGAAGAAGCCCAGGGTTCCGGAGAAATCTCCGCCAAAGGCCGTGCCAATCTGCGTCTGGCTTGTGCCCATGCCACCGAAATATCTGCTGAAACCTGCAAGACCGCCTATACATTGGGCGGCGGCAGCGCGGTCTATTCGGACAATAGCCTGCAACGCCGTTTCCGCGATGCCCATGTTGCCACTCAGCATATCGCTACCGCGCCGGCAGTGTTCGAACTGGCTGGTCGGGTTCTGCTGGACCAGCCAGTGGATATGGCGATGTTGTAG
- a CDS encoding peptide ABC transporter substrate-binding protein, with protein MRYPVLLSAILMLLSCTNDPAIDTVPGPAQIVRLSDSEIKGLDPQKVSDLSSLRVAADQFEGLTRLDAKGNAEPGLAHDWKISSDGLIWTFALRNDLRFSDGTAFDATLFPALLDRLRALETAAAAKALFGNIVTVEAPSGNSVIITLASPDPSLPALLAHPAMAALPLHRISEAGDKWTSDRPMIVSGPYRLSEWKLNDHARLDRNPAWHDEAAPTKTVIWKPMDESLSAMRLFLSGGADIAADYPASRHQWLKQNHPDLAHSVPYLGSYYFAFNTRTPPFDDRRVRTALSMAVEREWIADKVIGIGNIPAWGLLPPGLAGPASAKPEWADWPRDKRLQSARALLEAAGYDAKHPLRFEIRFNSSAEHRRVAVAMAAMWKPLAVEASLFNSEAALHFAALRQHEFALSRSGWIADLPTPENFLLVHQQANGGGNYSGHDNPDYDRVLARAIAEPDPAKRQILMRQAEAILIADMPILPLYFYVTRSLVAKRIAGWEDNISNVHPSRTLRIRP; from the coding sequence ATGCGTTATCCCGTTCTTCTTTCCGCGATCCTGATGCTGCTATCCTGCACCAACGATCCGGCTATTGATACGGTACCTGGCCCGGCGCAAATCGTCCGCCTTTCCGATTCGGAGATAAAGGGACTGGACCCGCAAAAAGTCTCCGATCTCTCTTCGCTCCGCGTGGCCGCTGACCAGTTCGAGGGCCTGACCCGGCTCGATGCCAAAGGGAATGCGGAGCCAGGGCTGGCCCATGACTGGAAAATCTCGTCCGACGGACTGATCTGGACTTTTGCCTTACGGAATGATTTGCGCTTCTCCGATGGCACAGCTTTTGATGCGACGCTATTCCCCGCCCTGCTGGACCGTTTGCGCGCGCTGGAAACCGCTGCGGCCGCAAAGGCTCTGTTCGGCAATATTGTGACTGTAGAAGCGCCCAGCGGGAATAGCGTGATCATCACCCTCGCCTCTCCCGACCCGTCCCTGCCCGCCTTGCTGGCGCATCCGGCAATGGCTGCCCTTCCGCTCCACCGGATCAGCGAAGCCGGCGACAAATGGACCTCCGACAGGCCGATGATTGTGAGCGGACCTTATCGATTGTCCGAATGGAAACTGAACGATCACGCCCGGCTGGACCGCAATCCCGCGTGGCACGACGAAGCGGCACCAACCAAGACCGTCATCTGGAAACCGATGGATGAAAGTCTCTCGGCAATGCGCCTGTTCCTGTCCGGTGGTGCTGATATCGCCGCGGATTATCCCGCAAGCCGCCATCAATGGCTGAAACAGAACCACCCGGATCTCGCACATAGCGTGCCCTATCTCGGCAGCTATTATTTTGCCTTCAACACCCGCACCCCTCCCTTTGACGACCGCAGGGTCCGGACAGCCCTGTCCATGGCGGTCGAACGCGAGTGGATCGCCGACAAGGTGATTGGCATTGGCAATATCCCGGCATGGGGGTTGCTGCCGCCAGGACTGGCTGGCCCGGCATCGGCAAAGCCCGAATGGGCGGACTGGCCCCGGGACAAGCGCCTGCAAAGCGCGCGCGCATTGCTCGAAGCCGCCGGCTATGACGCAAAACATCCCTTGCGGTTCGAAATCCGGTTCAACAGTTCCGCCGAACATCGCCGGGTGGCCGTTGCAATGGCCGCAATGTGGAAACCGCTGGCGGTGGAAGCCAGCCTGTTCAACAGCGAGGCCGCATTGCATTTTGCCGCCCTGCGTCAGCATGAATTTGCATTGTCCCGCTCCGGCTGGATTGCCGATCTGCCGACACCGGAAAATTTCCTGCTGGTCCACCAGCAGGCCAATGGCGGCGGAAATTATTCAGGCCATGACAATCCGGACTATGACCGGGTTTTAGCGCGCGCAATCGCCGAGCCCGACCCTGCCAAACGCCAGATATTGATGCGGCAGGCGGAAGCGATCCTGATCGCCGACATGCCAATCCTGCCCCTCTATTTTTACGTTACCCGCAGCCTGGTGGCGAAGCGCATTGCCGGATGGGAAGATAATATTTCCAATGTGCATCCCAGTCGCACTCTGCGTATAAGGCCGTGA
- a CDS encoding ABC transporter substrate-binding protein, whose product MNFRSTFWLNSFSAAFAVTMLGACGFAGNEDQVRVTVVEDGDARINPIGTRLNFASSTMRAAMAKGLVGLDEEGRVVPALAARWIVTDDGLSYIFRLFDTKWDDGRQVTAERVVRLLRERFSELRNSRLRYDVTAVDEVVSMTGRVIEIKLDAPHPNFLQLLAQPEMGLFRAGHGAGPMRLLNEENGIKLGRFDELSPDEQETAEEDDRWVSLRSEPAAFAIARYRAGGAQIVLNGKYHHLPLIEAAGISSGDLRLDPVAGLFGLRFIRANGFWAVPANREILAMAINRPALLTSFPGVSAWQSRLKIIPEALDVAGINTYPDWASMTMEARIVFAKNHVSRWKASEGPVVPLTIALPEAAGADILFKRIQSDLRRVGLDARKVSRNEDADVQLMDEIAPYDSAPWFLKQFTCVKTTVCLNDADSKIAEADTATNLQIKARLYAEVEEMLVDHYNFIPIAVPIRWSIARQGQRGFAVNPRGWHPLNPLIGIPIS is encoded by the coding sequence ATGAATTTTCGCTCGACATTCTGGCTGAACAGCTTTTCCGCAGCTTTTGCCGTGACGATGCTGGGAGCCTGCGGCTTTGCCGGCAACGAGGATCAGGTGCGAGTCACTGTGGTCGAAGACGGCGATGCCCGGATCAATCCGATCGGGACGCGGCTGAACTTCGCATCTTCGACCATGCGCGCGGCAATGGCCAAGGGTCTGGTCGGGCTCGATGAAGAAGGCCGGGTGGTACCTGCGCTCGCCGCTCGCTGGATCGTCACCGATGACGGTCTGAGCTATATTTTCCGTCTTTTCGATACCAAATGGGATGATGGCAGACAGGTAACCGCCGAACGGGTGGTGCGCTTGCTCCGCGAGCGCTTTTCCGAGCTGCGCAACAGCCGTTTGCGCTATGATGTCACGGCGGTAGATGAGGTCGTCTCAATGACCGGTCGGGTGATCGAGATCAAACTGGACGCCCCGCACCCCAATTTCCTGCAGCTGCTCGCCCAGCCGGAAATGGGTCTTTTCCGAGCCGGTCACGGAGCCGGGCCGATGCGCCTGCTGAACGAGGAGAATGGCATCAAACTCGGTCGGTTTGACGAGCTATCACCGGACGAACAGGAAACGGCAGAGGAAGATGACCGCTGGGTGTCACTGCGCAGCGAACCCGCAGCATTTGCCATCGCTCGCTATCGGGCCGGTGGCGCCCAGATCGTGTTGAACGGCAAATATCATCACCTCCCGCTGATCGAAGCAGCCGGTATCAGCAGCGGCGACTTGCGGCTCGATCCGGTTGCCGGACTGTTTGGACTGCGGTTCATCCGCGCCAATGGTTTCTGGGCGGTTCCGGCGAACCGGGAAATATTGGCGATGGCGATCAATCGTCCGGCTCTGCTCACTTCATTTCCCGGGGTCAGCGCCTGGCAGAGCCGCCTCAAGATCATCCCCGAAGCGCTCGATGTCGCCGGGATCAACACTTATCCGGACTGGGCCAGCATGACGATGGAGGCACGGATAGTTTTTGCCAAAAATCATGTAAGCCGATGGAAAGCTTCGGAAGGGCCAGTCGTCCCGCTGACCATCGCGCTGCCCGAGGCAGCCGGGGCCGACATCCTGTTCAAGCGTATCCAGTCTGATCTCAGAAGAGTGGGACTGGATGCAAGGAAGGTCAGCAGAAACGAGGATGCCGACGTCCAGTTGATGGACGAGATAGCCCCTTATGACAGCGCCCCGTGGTTTCTGAAACAGTTCACCTGCGTCAAAACCACGGTCTGCCTGAACGATGCCGATTCAAAAATTGCCGAGGCCGATACGGCAACCAATTTGCAAATCAAGGCCCGACTCTATGCCGAGGTGGAGGAAATGCTGGTCGATCACTATAATTTCATCCCGATCGCGGTTCCGATCCGCTGGTCGATTGCACGGCAGGGCCAGCGTGGCTTTGCCGTCAACCCGCGCGGATGGCATCCATTGAACCCGTTGATCGGGATACCCATATCCTGA
- a CDS encoding DUF4112 domain-containing protein, translated as MAISEEQLKRLAEQLPDVSRDPQAVRTRVEAMEKVLERAFVIPGINRPIGLDSLVGLIPVVGDIATALMGAYIVWEARNLGMSKLQLTRMAANVGIDTALGAIPLAGDLFDFIWRSNSKNLKIITKHLDKHHPGTRTLDG; from the coding sequence ATGGCTATTTCCGAAGAACAGTTAAAACGTCTGGCCGAACAATTGCCCGACGTCAGCCGCGATCCGCAAGCGGTGAGAACCCGCGTAGAGGCGATGGAGAAAGTGCTCGAACGGGCATTTGTGATCCCCGGAATCAATCGACCAATAGGACTGGATTCGCTGGTCGGCCTGATCCCGGTAGTGGGTGATATCGCCACCGCACTCATGGGCGCCTATATCGTCTGGGAAGCGCGCAATCTGGGCATGTCCAAGCTGCAACTGACGCGCATGGCAGCCAATGTCGGCATTGATACCGCACTTGGCGCGATACCGCTGGCCGGCGATCTGTTCGACTTTATCTGGCGCTCAAACAGCAAGAATCTCAAGATCATCACGAAGCATCTCGACAAGCATCATCCGGGAACACGGACGCTGGACGGTTAG
- a CDS encoding ribonuclease T2 produces MAATPANAQPYQCRPPSGLSAPAERKPAFEPRRIKPITSYTLALSWSPEYCRTRKDSRRDKTQCSGEDGSFAFILHGLWPDTRGPAYPQYCAPTKALPPVVVERNFCMMPSTRMMAHEWVKHGTCMTKRPETYFRVSRIMFDAVRFPDMDRLSRKPLTAGQFRNAFAAANEGLRPDMLRLKINQRGWLQEVKLCLGKSFRPQRCPAYMRSVKDDMPVKIWRGG; encoded by the coding sequence ATGGCAGCAACCCCCGCCAACGCCCAACCCTACCAATGCCGCCCCCCATCCGGCCTCAGTGCCCCTGCCGAACGCAAGCCGGCGTTCGAACCGCGCCGCATCAAGCCCATCACTAGCTATACGCTGGCACTCAGCTGGTCGCCGGAATATTGCCGGACTCGCAAGGACAGCCGTCGCGACAAGACCCAGTGCAGCGGGGAGGATGGCAGTTTCGCCTTCATTCTCCACGGTCTGTGGCCCGACACACGCGGTCCCGCCTATCCGCAATATTGCGCGCCGACCAAGGCGCTGCCGCCGGTCGTGGTGGAGCGCAATTTCTGCATGATGCCGTCGACCCGGATGATGGCGCATGAATGGGTGAAGCATGGCACTTGCATGACCAAGCGGCCGGAAACCTATTTCCGGGTGTCGCGGATCATGTTTGATGCGGTGCGCTTTCCGGATATGGATAGACTGTCTCGCAAGCCTTTGACAGCGGGCCAGTTTCGCAATGCCTTTGCAGCGGCGAATGAAGGGCTGCGGCCTGACATGTTGCGGCTGAAAATCAACCAGCGCGGTTGGTTACAGGAGGTGAAGCTCTGTCTCGGCAAGAGTTTCCGGCCGCAGCGCTGTCCGGCCTATATGCGGTCGGTGAAGGACGATATGCCGGTCAAAATCTGGCGCGGGGGCTAG
- the nadC gene encoding carboxylating nicotinate-nucleotide diphosphorylase encodes MTFTLDRFDLDAFVASTLTEDLGAPYGEGGRDVTSEAVIPADAIFSGVMDSRDDAVIAGLSIAEAFFRYLDPDVEIEILVAEGEAVVAGTDIMRLKGRGRAMLTAERSALNTVQHLTGIATMTNEYVRSIAGTGCTLLDTRKTIPGLRVLEKYATRMGGAQNHRMGLWDAAMIKDNHVAVAGSVGEAVRRAKEAGVENIICEVDRVDQIEPALAAGATHLLLDNMEPATLRGAVTLIGGRVPTEASGGVTLETIRDKAETGVDFISVGRLTQSAPAADIGLDFEQV; translated from the coding sequence ATGACCTTCACCCTAGACCGCTTCGACCTCGACGCTTTCGTCGCTTCCACCCTCACCGAAGACCTCGGCGCGCCTTATGGGGAAGGAGGCCGCGACGTGACATCTGAGGCGGTGATCCCCGCCGATGCGATATTCTCCGGTGTGATGGATAGCCGCGATGATGCGGTGATCGCCGGGCTGTCAATTGCGGAGGCATTTTTCCGCTATCTTGATCCGGATGTCGAGATTGAAATTCTGGTCGCGGAGGGCGAAGCTGTTGTAGCTGGTACCGATATCATGCGGCTGAAAGGCAGGGGCCGCGCGATGCTGACCGCCGAGCGGAGCGCGCTCAATACGGTGCAGCATCTGACCGGCATCGCGACCATGACCAACGAATATGTCCGGAGCATCGCGGGGACGGGCTGTACCTTGCTCGACACGCGCAAGACGATACCGGGCCTTCGGGTGCTGGAGAAATATGCGACGCGGATGGGCGGGGCGCAGAACCATCGCATGGGCCTGTGGGACGCGGCGATGATCAAGGATAATCATGTCGCGGTTGCCGGTTCTGTCGGCGAAGCGGTCCGGCGCGCCAAGGAAGCCGGAGTCGAAAACATTATCTGTGAAGTCGACCGGGTCGACCAGATCGAACCGGCACTGGCGGCGGGAGCAACGCATCTGCTGCTCGACAATATGGAACCGGCGACCCTGCGCGGCGCGGTGACTTTGATTGGCGGGCGCGTGCCGACGGAGGCAAGCGGCGGCGTGACGCTGGAGACGATCCGCGACAAGGCGGAGACCGGGGTGGATTTTATTTCGGTGGGGCGTTTGACACAATCGGCACCGGCTGCGGATATCGGGCTGGACTTTGAACAGGTTTAG
- a CDS encoding BrnT family toxin, with the protein MDFEFDPGKDAINRAKHHLPLSFGQRIFDDPFVEILPSFRPIDGEDRYKAIGLVYGKLFTAIYVERGAATRLISVRRSNGREQRDYDRNPR; encoded by the coding sequence ATGGATTTCGAATTTGATCCAGGCAAGGATGCGATCAACCGGGCGAAGCATCATCTGCCGCTGTCGTTCGGCCAGCGGATTTTTGATGATCCATTTGTCGAGATTCTGCCTTCCTTCAGACCGATCGACGGCGAAGACAGGTACAAGGCGATTGGTCTGGTTTACGGCAAGCTTTTTACCGCAATCTATGTAGAGCGCGGCGCGGCAACAAGATTGATTTCAGTTAGGAGGAGCAATGGCCGGGAACAAAGAGACTATGATCGCAATCCCCGCTGA
- a CDS encoding helix-turn-helix domain-containing protein, whose protein sequence is MIAIPADPNDPEDFDVSVAGLERAHMGRFIRVLRYDLGMTQEEFAKTYGIPLANIRQYEIGRHMPPPAVRAYLKVIRAEPELVKRVMAG, encoded by the coding sequence ATGATCGCAATCCCCGCTGATCCGAATGATCCGGAGGACTTCGACGTCAGCGTCGCGGGTCTGGAACGCGCCCATATGGGCCGCTTTATCCGGGTGCTCCGATACGACCTCGGCATGACGCAGGAGGAATTCGCCAAAACCTACGGCATCCCGCTCGCCAATATCCGCCAATATGAAATCGGCCGCCACATGCCCCCACCCGCAGTCCGCGCCTATCTCAAGGTGATCCGCGCCGAACCCGAACTGGTGAAGCGGGTGATGGCTGGGTAA